In Rhipicephalus sanguineus isolate Rsan-2018 chromosome 1, BIME_Rsan_1.4, whole genome shotgun sequence, the DNA window GCATTGAGACAAAAACAATATTGTCATTTTTTACTACTGCTAATTATAGGATGGTAGGAACTGCGAAATATGCCACAAATTTAGCTACAAGCTGTATTCTTTCACACTAAATTCATCTCAATTTCTGGGCATCACACAGGCAAAGTAATCTCACAGTACCGCAAACAGTACAAGTCAGTAAGTAGTAAGTACTGCAATGTCATGTGATTTCTGGTTAGTTACATTTCATTACACATTGAGCTCTCATCTTGCTATGATATGATTTCTGAGTGGAACGACAAAACCTTATGTTTCACCCCATACAAATTTCGATACAACTAAAGTAAAGCTACGAGACATGTAACCTCAGTTTTTACGCTCATCAAGTGCAGAGACTGAGCAAACTTAAATCATATGCACAGCAAGTGCAAATACATGTACCATAATAAAGGcatcattccattttttttttcttctcagtgcaCATGCCAGACTGTCAGAAGCCTTGCAATGTGCTTTAACCCCCACCCTCTGAAccacaggtgaaaaaaaaaatgtaaggaaaaacaaaaaaaagcgttGCACTTATAAATCTAGCGCGCACACTTTTTTCCCCCTGATCTCCTGCTAGGTTCCAGGCACATAATGTCTAGGGCTGTCTGGTGTCATGCAAAGAAGCATTTTTCATCATACAGCTGTCTTTCAAATTGTATATCAACACTAGGCTATGCAGTGGCCTTTGCAGAAATGCATTTTAGGAGGCTTCATGTATTCACAATGAGTGTAAACACTGTACGAATAGGTGacagttttttttaatgctgtaCTGCTCAACAGTTTCAGCTACTGTACAGTTTCAACATTGTATTTTTAACCTTGGAACAACTCACCATTCATTGATTCAATCAAAGCTGAGTCATCTTTCCACTCTTttacaaaggcaccagccttgaAGTCATCCCCAAAATTTGCTTCTTCTAGCAAGAGTTCTCTTGCATGAACACTATGAAAAACACAGCTCAGGAAATGGCACATAAAGCATCCAACAAGACACTACCTTTTGGCAAAACCTGCACCTATGATTTTCCTAGAGCCAACACATTAATAAGGCAACATGATTTATGAAAATTACAAATGTCACTTTTTCTTTTCCCCAATAACTTTGTATAATGCTGAGGCGGTGGAAACACTGAACTAAAGCAGAAAAATACCACTTCAGCCATTACGTTCTCTTAAACACTTAACAGTAAAAGGCTGCACCAGCTAGTTCCAGTTGAGACCAAACATTGTTCTAGTGGGAAAAACAGACATACACGGGCAAAGGCAGGATGCGCTCCGTCATTCTTTCTTTGCCCTTCTCTGTCATCATATGCTAGAACAGTGGTTGGAGTCCGTTTAAAAAGCTTTAATGCCTCATACCTCAACAGAATGCATGCACGTTTATTAAAAAAGCTATCCAGAAAAAAATGTGGCATAACAGTAAGATTGTTCAGCATTTGCTTATAATATTGTAACATTGTGTTCAGTAGGATACTGCATTTCAACTATACAAGTCATCAGCCTTGCTTGTGGTGGCCTCAGACTGTTACATACACAGTGGTTCTATATAAAGGCCAAACACTATTCAGCATTTGAGAAACAACTGTAAAAATATGTTTAAAAAATTTTGATCTTGCCTGCCAATATTTGCCAAATAATGTTCCCACAGAGGGGTCAGTCTCATCAACCTTTCTTGAATTCAGCACAATTGCAAGAAAAATTCCCACTCTTTAATGCAAagtaaggttctttttttattgaacaCACTTGCATGCAGCCACCATGGTGGCCCAGTAGTTACAGCGCTTGTTTGCTTACCCGAAAGACCGTGGGTTCTATCCCAGCCGTGGTAGTCGCATTTTAATGGACgagaaatgctagagtcccgcgTACTGTGTGATTtaagttcacgttaaagaacaccaggtggttgaaattatacggagctctccactacggcgtctctcacagcctGAATCACTTTGGTAAGTAGAACACCATAAACCAAACCTAAACAAAACTACACTTGTACATATATGAAAAGTTTTGTGGATATATGCTGCATTTCAATTAACAATATCTGGCCTCTAATAAATTAAATTCTGGTGTTCTTACAATGTGCCAAAAGCACCCTCTGATAATGAGGCATGTTGTTACGCAAAACTGTGGattaattttgatcatctgggTCTCTTTATTGCACACCTAAATCTCGGAACATGAGCATTTttgcattctgcctccatcaaaatgtggccacaGCAACCACAAGTGGCTACTAAACTACTGCAGAAGGTGGCCTCTAATTACTTCACAACAAGAACTTGGAAATGTTGTGGTTACTTTTGTAACCAACAGTACGTTGCTTCTTCCCTACCTCTCAGCAATTAAAAAAACCAACGCAGCATACTGTTACTTGCAGCAGTAATGCTTTATTCTGAACAAAAGAGTTATTTTTTGCTGCCTCAACTTGCTTCTACTTTCTGTTGTTATTAAAGTGGCTCCATCGCATCATCAAACGGATTGCAGGTGCTTATTTTCCCCGGATATTAACTGTTTAAGCATAACTTCATAGCAAAACTGCACATAATGGGCAACCAAGCCACTCTTTTAAGTGCTCAATGCAACATCCAAgatgaaaaagcaaaaaaaaaagtttacaacATTAATGCATCTGAGCAAATTACACATCCTCAAGTCGGTAGCAATATGAACACGCCGCAACTACTTCGACAGCTCTGCTATTGTATGTATATATCAGTCAAAGGATACTGGCTACTAAAGTGCTGTTCTGTACATGTCATCCATTCCAGCATATCAGCCACCGACGGACACGTTTCACTTCTGTAACAAACATCTTCAATACTTCGACTTTTCGCAAGATGGTCGTAAGCTTCAACTGCTTGCTGGCAAGCACTGCTACAAACGTTCTGAGACTTCTTCAAGGTTTTTCTGGAACAAGACAAGAAATACATAGTCTATGATGACAAGGGACATCGAGCATTTGAGAAATCTTCCTTGCGCAGCTATTACATTCGCTCAGCAACAATCAAATCTCGCAATAACTTACAGTATTGATTCCAACTTTTCCTTCTCCTGGAACAGCTCGCTTTCCACTCTACGGACGATCCGTACTCGGACATCTGGGTATTTTGCCAAGAGATCGGTGCCCGTAAGTTTCGCCGCCCAACAGTTTGCCTGTATTTCCCGCAGTGTGACGATTGCTACCAGATGAGGTCGGGCTTTTTCCATACAATCTTCCCAGGCCTCTTTCTGCTCTTTCAGCGCGCAAAATGCGAGTTTAAAGGGTTTCCGCAAATCGTAGAGACGTTCATTCAAGGTCAACTCATCCATCGTAAGTAAACTTGGACCGCAACGTCTTGTGTCGTGTCGCCGATCCGCGAACAAATCTCTGTGCAGCCTTGTGAGTCAGGGTGTAGAATAACCATTAACTATTCCTAAGCAAGAAATGGGTCATCCACGTACAAACCACATGCCGCCACACTTTCCAAACACCGCAGAGATTGGCGATGATCACAATGTCCGTAGCGCTCACCTATAAATATGAACTTACTCAGTGCTCGTTTATTTTCgaaatgaaattaaaaaaaagaaaggctattTGGCTCTAATAATGCCTTCTTAGTGTGCGCATTGTTTAAAGTAAATTAGTCTATGCCGATATGTTGAAGGAAAGTGAAGCCGGACCTAGTACCTAGAATTCGTGCCACCAATTACCTTAATTTCGGTGGGTTTCGTCAACGTACACCTTGACTAAGTACACTGGTGCTCTTGCATTTCGTGCCCACCGAaatgtggccgggaatcgaacgaccgtcctcaagagagagagagagagagagagagaagcagaatgTTTAGGGAGAGAGGAGAAAAAAGGCGCTAGAAGTGTGGGCAGAAtgatacgtaaaaaaaaaaaaaaagaataagatgcAGGTCTTGTAACAGCTGTCAAAGAACAGTCTCGAGAgttaatgttaaaaaaaataatgaaagaaaagaagaaagaagcacTTATGGGCACAACACATGCTTTCTTGATTGAAGGATCAAAGTTTGCTGAGAACACCAATAGATTCGATGTATGTGAAGAAGTTCAGTGCTTTTCGCTGTTTCGATGGGCAGGGCCAGGGGCCCAGAATCCGCATTAATGTCGAGGGGCCTTGGTCGAGCTTTTCAAGGTTAATTATCTTGATATTGTTGCTGCACGTCTTTATATGCTAGGCACTCGAGCAAGATGTGCTGCTCTACGGACTCCACAGCACCACAGTTGTCACGATATGGCTTTGTAGTCTGGCTGTTGCAGTAAAGCAGACATTGTGGTATAATTGGCAATGAGAAGGCGGATGATGCAGCTCGCAAAGGTCATGCACACAGCAAATATCTAAAAGTATTTTTTTACTAAAAGTGAGGCTCCAGCTGTAGCAAAGCATTACATGCTCATGGAGAG includes these proteins:
- the LOC119406571 gene encoding uncharacterized protein C1orf109 homolog, encoding MDELTLNERLYDLRKPFKLAFCALKEQKEAWEDCMEKARPHLVAIVTLREIQANCWAAKLTGTDLLAKYPDVRVRIVRRVESELFQEKEKLESILKTLKKSQNVCSSACQQAVEAYDHLAKSRSIEDVCYRSETCPSVADMLEWMTCTEQHFSSHVHARELLLEEANFGDDFKAGAFVKEWKDDSALIESMNDVLATVKFVMDMV